CCCGCGATCAAGTCGCGGGATGACGGGGGGTGCGGGGAGAGAAGTTCGTGCTTTTTTCTTTAACCGAATGCCATTGTGCGCCTAGCGCCCTATATGACATTGCCCCCTGGATGCAGCCAGATGGATCTGATATTGACGCTGTTCAAATCGGTGTTTTTTCTGTTCGGTTGTGGCTGAATAACAGGCCGGACATGAAACACCCTCCTTATAATGTTCGGATTCTTTGTCTGCGGCGGATATAGGCAGGCGACAACCATAGCATGTTTCGTAATGCCCCTGGATCAACCCATGACCAACAGATACACGGTGATCAAAGACATAACATTCCCCCTGCCACAAGCTTTCTTCTGGTGGGACTTCCTCTAGATATTTTAAAATTCCACCTTTTAAATGATAAACTTCTTCGAATCCCTCGGCCAACATATAGGCAGATGCTTTTTCACAACGAATACCACCCGTGCACCACATGGCGATTTTTTTATGTTTTTGTGGATCAAGGTTTTGCTTAACGTAACCAGGAAATTCCCGAAACGTTTTTGTCTCAGGGTCGATCGCGCCGACGAACGTTCCAATGCCGACTTCGTAATCATTCCGTGTATCGATCAATACAACATCTGGTTCACTGATTAAGCGATTCCAATCTTTTGGATCGACGTATTGACCAACTTGTTTGTTGGGATCAATGCCATCAACACCCAAGGTCACAATTTCTTTTTTCAGGCGGACCTTTAGTCGATAAAAAGGATAGTCATCGGCGACTGCTTCCTTGTGTTCTAAATCAGCCAGGCGTGGATCTTGTTTTAAGTGCGCCAACAATGCATCAATACCATCCCGTGGACCTGCAACGGTGCCGTTAATCCCTTCGGCTGCTAACAAAAGGGTTCCTTTGATTTTTTGTTCTTCGCAAACCTTTTTAAGGGGGGCAAGCATATCCCTGAAATCATGAAGGGGAGCAAATTTATAAAGTGCAGCAACAACAATCATCGTTTATCTCATAACAAAGTTTTTTGTGATTATAGAGCATTCTTCAGCCTAGCAAAAGATTCTTCTAGGGACGTTTGATCATTAAAATTCTGGGCCAAGAAAGCCATCAAATCCGGATACAGCTTGATGGCTTGGTCAACCTCTGGATTGCTGCCCGGGCGATAGGCGCCAAGGCGAATCATGTCCGCCATATTTTCATAGGTGGCCAAAATCTGACGCGCTTCCTTGACGATTTTTTGCTCCACCGGCGTGTGGCACCCGGGGACGGTTCGCGAGATGCTTCGCAAAATATTGATGGCTGGATAATGTCCACGTTCCGCGATGGACCGATCCAAAACAATGTGACCGTCCAAAATCCCCCGGACCGCGTCGGCGATCGGTTCGTTATGATCGTCGCCATCGACAAGCACTGTAAAAAAGCCGGTGATCGTGCCTGTTTTTCCATTTTCAGTCATCGTGCCAGGGCCGGCCCGTTCCAGTAATTTGGGAAGTTCTGCAAAGACGCTTGGTGTGTACCCCTTTGTCGTTGGGGGTTCGCCAGAGGACAGTCCAATTTCACGCTGGGCCATGGCAAAACGTGTCACGCTGTCCATCATGCACAGGACCGATAAACCTTGATCCCGGAAATATTCTGCGATCGATAGCGTTAAATAGGCTGCTTGTCGTCGCATTAAGGTTGGCTCATCCGATGTTGACACAACCACAATGCTTTTTTTAAGCCCTTCCTCACCCAATGAATCTTCTAGAAATTCTTTGACCTCTCGTCCCCGTTCACCGATCAATCCAATCACACAAATGTCACACGCGGTAAAACGCGCCAACATCGACATCAGCATTGATTTCCCAACACCAGAGCCGGCAAAAATACCCATTCGCTGCCCCTCGCAGCAGGTCAGGAACGTATTCATGGCACGAATGCCAACATCTAAACGCTCTTCCACCTTTGAACGGCAATGGGACTGCGGCGGGGTATTGTGAAGTCGGGCGGGCTCTAACCCTTTTAGCAAGGGTGGTCCCCCATCGATTGGTTCCGCCAGGGCATTTAACACGCGCCCCGTCCACGACACATGAGGATATGCGCAGGCTTGTGTGTGACTGAAATATACTCGACTGGCCAAATGAACGACACGAATATCCCCAAAGGGCATTACCAGCACATGATTTTCGTTAAAGCCGATCACCTCGGCTGGCATTCGTTTGCCCGGCTGAATTTCAACGGAACACTGAC
The Alphaproteobacteria bacterium DNA segment above includes these coding regions:
- a CDS encoding rhodanese-related sulfurtransferase, which gives rise to MIVVAALYKFAPLHDFRDMLAPLKKVCEEQKIKGTLLLAAEGINGTVAGPRDGIDALLAHLKQDPRLADLEHKEAVADDYPFYRLKVRLKKEIVTLGVDGIDPNKQVGQYVDPKDWNRLISEPDVVLIDTRNDYEVGIGTFVGAIDPETKTFREFPGYVKQNLDPQKHKKIAMWCTGGIRCEKASAYMLAEGFEEVYHLKGGILKYLEEVPPEESLWQGECYVFDHRVSVGHGLIQGHYETCYGCRLPISAADKESEHYKEGVSCPACYSATTEQKKHRFEQRQYQIHLAASRGQCHIGR
- the fliI gene encoding flagellar protein export ATPase FliI; translation: MRFESLLQEIEQIPDVHLFGTVVSIQGLVITVAFASKILTIGCQCSVEIQPGKRMPAEVIGFNENHVLVMPFGDIRVVHLASRVYFSHTQACAYPHVSWTGRVLNALAEPIDGGPPLLKGLEPARLHNTPPQSHCRSKVEERLDVGIRAMNTFLTCCEGQRMGIFAGSGVGKSMLMSMLARFTACDICVIGLIGERGREVKEFLEDSLGEEGLKKSIVVVSTSDEPTLMRRQAAYLTLSIAEYFRDQGLSVLCMMDSVTRFAMAQREIGLSSGEPPTTKGYTPSVFAELPKLLERAGPGTMTENGKTGTITGFFTVLVDGDDHNEPIADAVRGILDGHIVLDRSIAERGHYPAINILRSISRTVPGCHTPVEQKIVKEARQILATYENMADMIRLGAYRPGSNPEVDQAIKLYPDLMAFLAQNFNDQTSLEESFARLKNAL